The following proteins are encoded in a genomic region of Galbibacter sp. BG1:
- a CDS encoding class I SAM-dependent methyltransferase: MKPIIDNFSSEAENYAKYRPVFPKKFIEDICKKVHYKKVALDVGTGNGQIATILKDTFHKVQAIDISKEQLENAQPANNITYQLSRAESTPFFNDYFDLITVGQAFHWFDFDAFFDEAKRILKPGGVLAIFGYGLHKGDSEFNEKLLNFYENVIGDYWDKERIYIEHEYQNMEFPFKEEKLINEFSIKVKWTPKQLEGYLKSWSAVKKYKEKNGNNPVDAFLNQLPDKEVYALEFPIFYRLGRV; encoded by the coding sequence ATGAAACCAATTATAGATAATTTTTCTTCGGAAGCTGAAAACTATGCCAAATACAGACCAGTGTTCCCAAAAAAATTTATAGAAGATATCTGTAAGAAAGTGCATTATAAAAAAGTGGCGTTGGATGTAGGAACCGGAAACGGACAAATAGCAACTATTTTAAAAGATACCTTTCATAAGGTTCAAGCTATAGATATAAGTAAAGAGCAGTTGGAAAACGCACAACCGGCAAACAATATAACATATCAATTATCCAGGGCAGAAAGCACTCCTTTTTTTAATGATTATTTCGATTTGATTACAGTGGGTCAAGCGTTTCACTGGTTCGATTTTGATGCTTTTTTTGATGAAGCAAAGCGTATTTTAAAACCTGGAGGTGTTCTAGCGATATTTGGCTACGGATTGCACAAAGGAGATAGTGAATTCAATGAAAAACTGTTGAACTTCTATGAAAACGTAATCGGGGATTATTGGGATAAAGAGCGAATTTACATCGAGCACGAATACCAGAACATGGAATTTCCTTTTAAGGAAGAAAAATTAATCAATGAATTTTCTATAAAAGTTAAGTGGACCCCAAAGCAATTGGAAGGATATTTAAAAAGTTGGTCGGCCGTAAAGAAATACAAGGAAAAAAACGGAAATAATCCGGTGGATGCATTTTTAAATCAACTTCCCGACAAAGAAGTGTATGCGTTAGAATTCCCTATTTTTTATAGGTTGGGGCGGGTTTAA
- a CDS encoding alpha/beta hydrolase, translating into MKKLLFLLFMVTAGFSQEKIVSGEVQDSIPTTNSKDSYAIYLPSNYNTEKKWPLIMVFDASGRGASAVNIFKESAEKYGYVIAASNGVKNGTYQENLNIARVFYADVLESYNIDTNSMYVAGFSGGARLAVSIAVISKKIKGVIACGASFANNEMYTPKKNNFLFVGIVGNEDYNYREMQLAEQYLAKRKFDSELLIFSGGHVWPPSEYIAKAVRLITLKSMTRNIIPKNEIKIDSFFSEDLAFNQSLINKLEMYRAYDDLEAMQENYRFYFEKDTLKELQKDVKRTKIYRTQRNDLDFVDAVEPRYYMDYINFFPKDVAAGELESLSYWEDEVIAIKKDYIDSTSVMKQRMGQRILNFMRILPTELESSYNEKEHLQNLLYLNIYKTIVSPKDYDAYVSVLKYTVHQGDYGMALFYLDKMLSHGFKDIDLLREQEGITLLRIQPEYNELLESYGFDTMY; encoded by the coding sequence ATGAAAAAACTATTATTTCTTCTTTTTATGGTTACCGCTGGATTTTCCCAAGAAAAAATTGTTTCTGGGGAGGTTCAGGATTCTATTCCTACCACCAATTCCAAAGATAGTTATGCAATTTACCTACCAAGTAATTACAATACAGAAAAAAAATGGCCTCTAATTATGGTTTTCGATGCTTCTGGTCGCGGTGCTTCGGCGGTGAATATTTTTAAGGAGTCAGCTGAAAAATACGGATATGTGATAGCGGCTTCCAATGGGGTGAAAAACGGTACTTATCAAGAAAACTTAAACATAGCCCGCGTTTTCTATGCCGATGTTTTGGAATCTTATAATATCGATACAAATAGCATGTACGTGGCAGGTTTTTCGGGTGGCGCAAGATTGGCGGTTTCCATAGCCGTCATTTCAAAAAAAATAAAGGGCGTTATTGCTTGTGGCGCTTCTTTTGCAAATAATGAAATGTATACGCCCAAAAAGAATAACTTTCTCTTTGTGGGTATTGTAGGCAATGAAGATTACAATTATCGAGAAATGCAGTTGGCAGAGCAATACCTTGCCAAAAGGAAGTTCGATTCAGAATTATTGATATTTTCTGGCGGGCATGTATGGCCACCTTCGGAATATATTGCCAAGGCAGTGCGTTTAATAACCCTAAAATCGATGACACGCAATATTATCCCCAAGAATGAAATTAAGATAGATTCATTTTTTTCCGAAGACCTCGCCTTCAATCAATCATTAATCAATAAATTGGAAATGTACAGGGCTTATGATGATTTGGAGGCAATGCAGGAAAATTATCGTTTTTATTTTGAAAAAGACACGTTAAAAGAATTGCAAAAAGATGTAAAACGCACAAAAATATATCGAACGCAACGTAACGATCTCGATTTTGTAGACGCGGTGGAGCCGAGATATTATATGGATTACATCAACTTTTTTCCCAAAGATGTAGCTGCGGGTGAATTGGAATCGCTTTCTTATTGGGAGGATGAGGTAATTGCCATTAAAAAGGATTACATAGATTCTACGAGTGTTATGAAACAACGGATGGGACAAAGGATACTTAATTTTATGCGTATTCTTCCTACCGAGCTGGAATCTTCCTATAACGAAAAAGAGCACCTTCAAAATTTATTGTATTTAAACATTTATAAAACCATTGTTTCCCCAAAAGATTACGATGCTTATGTATCGGTTTTAAAATATACGGTGCACCAGGGAGATTACGGGATGGCCTTATTTTACTTGGATAAAATGCTTTCACACGGATTTAAAGATATCGATCTATTAAGGGAACAAGAAGGAATAACGTTGTTACGTATTCAGCCGGAGTACAACGAGCTGTTGGAATCTTATGGATTCGACACTATGTATTAA
- a CDS encoding DUF1543 domain-containing protein, whose amino-acid sequence MIPNLKLFMVMLGCKPEGRFTEQHDIFFGIAASLKDLVPAMKDFWPEAKGQIHIDAWREVTHVDGYQIEVVERTDNISKEEQLFFINLGGYKENEFEEYHYKILSISKTKAAAIKQSKTTTFYKHCGFKGAESHIDDKYGVDVDDIYNIEEILPGVFKNKYQLSFSKNEQGQEDELHIGYVKIANLK is encoded by the coding sequence ATGATCCCCAATTTAAAATTATTTATGGTAATGTTGGGCTGCAAACCAGAAGGTAGATTTACCGAGCAGCACGATATTTTCTTCGGAATTGCCGCTTCCCTGAAAGATCTTGTTCCAGCGATGAAAGATTTTTGGCCAGAGGCAAAAGGACAAATACACATTGATGCATGGAGGGAAGTAACCCACGTAGATGGTTATCAAATCGAGGTGGTGGAAAGAACGGACAACATATCAAAAGAGGAGCAGCTGTTCTTTATTAACCTCGGTGGATACAAGGAAAACGAGTTTGAGGAGTATCACTATAAAATCCTGTCAATTTCCAAAACAAAGGCAGCGGCTATAAAACAATCTAAAACAACTACTTTTTACAAGCACTGCGGATTTAAAGGGGCAGAATCCCATATAGACGACAAATACGGTGTAGACGTAGATGATATTTATAATATTGAAGAAATACTGCCAGGTGTTTTTAAAAATAAATATCAACTTTCCTTCTCAAAAAACGAACAAGGACAAGAAGATGAACTGCATATTGGATATGTAAAAATTGCAAATTTAAAGTAA